The region ATCACGCAGCGCCTTCGCGGTGTCCACCAGGATCTCATGAGCGGCGAGGAGGTGCGCCACCAGATCCTTCGCGGGATGGGCCTTCACATCCAGTTCGGTGATGGCGGAGAGCGACGCCAGTGTTTTCAAACCACCCGGTGAAATGACATCCAGCGCGCGCAGCCGCTCGGCGATCTCATCCACGGCGAGAAAAAGCTCCTCATACTGGGTCTGCAAGAAGGTGTGGAGGCTGAAAAAGGCGGGTCCCTGCACATTCCAGTGGGCGAACTGGGTCTGGCCAAGCAAGGCATAGGAATCCGCCAGCAGGTGGGCGAGTTTCGTCTCGGTGGTGTCGGAGGATTTTGCTTTAGGTTTGGTTTTCATATCTAACAGATTTCAGGTTCGATCCGATGGACACGTTCAATCTGCCCGATGAAACGGCCGGTGCAATTGGAAAAACAAAACGCCCGGGGAAAAGCGCTGGGACTTTCCTCGGGCGTGGGAATCCGCACCACCTTACGGGCGGACGAAGTTCGGCTCAGCGGGTCTTGGCGTCGGTTTCGATCCAGCTCCACAGGGTGGCGAGGCCGGATTTCACCAGTTCCTTCGCCTCGGAAAGATCACCGCCGGGAGCGTGCTTGCCGAAGAGGTAATACTTGATCTTCGGCTCGGTGCCGGAGGGTCTCACAGCGAAGGAGCGGCCGTCTTCGAGGTCCACGAAAAGCATCTTTTCCTTCGGGATGAGATCGCCTTCCTGGTCGAAGAGATCCTGCTTGGCGAAATCCCGCACGCGCAGGACGGCGGAGCCATCCACTTCCGTCGGAGGATTCTCCGCATAGGAGTTCGCGAGCGACTGGATCTTCGCCGCGCCATCCGCGCCTTCCATGACGAGGGACTTGCCGATTTCCAGATAGTATCCGTATTCGGTGTAAACATCGTCCATCAGCTCCGTCAGGGTTTTGCCAACGGATTTCGCATAAGCGGCGACTTCCGCGAACATGAGGGTCGCGCCGTTCGCATCCTTGTCGCGGATGGCATCGGATCCGAGATAGCCATAACTTTCCTCACCACCGAAGACGAAGAAGCGGGAGTATTCCAAACGCAGGGCGCGGGTCTGCGCCTCGGTGAGCGAACGGTAGTCGCCCTTCTTGTCGGCGGGGATCGCCTCCTCATACTTGCGCAGCTTGCCGGCGATGTATTTGAAGCCGGTGAGCGTGTCCACGACACCCACGCCGAATCCATCCGCGATGGAGTGCTGGAGCTCCGTGGTGACGAAGGTCTTCACCAGCACGGCGCGGCTGCGGTTCGCATTGGTGAGCACGCCGAGCTCGAAGGAGGTCTTCAAACGATACCACGCCATCAGCGAGCCGATCTGGTTTCCGGTGAGCAGCACCATTTTCCCGGCGGTGTCGCGGACGGCCACACCCATGCGGTCCGCGTCCGGATCGGTGCCGATTACAATCTCCGCGCCGGATTTTTCAGCGAGGTCGATGCCCATCTGCAGCGCCGGGCCGTTTTCCGGATTCGGCGACTCCACGGTGGGGAAGCGCCCGTCCTGGATGTCCTGCTCCGGCACGGTCAGGACCTCGAAGCCGAGGCCGCGGAGCATCGGCACGTTGATGTGGCCGCCGGTGCCGTGGAGGTTGGTGAAAACGATCTTGGTCTGTCCGCCGTCCAGAAGCGATGGCTTGAGCAGCAGGGTCTTCAGACGGCTGATGTAAAGCTCGTCCATCTCCGCTCCGAGGACGGTCACGGTCCCCCGCTCCGATTCGGCGACGGGCTCGTAGCGCTCGCTGGTGATGGCGTTCACCTCGTTGATGATCGCCGTGGCATGCGGATCCACGATCTGCGCGCCATCGTTGAAATAGGCCTTGAAGCCGTTGTCATGGGCGGGGTTGTGGGAAGCGGTCAAAACGACGCCCGCGTCCGCACGCAGTTCTCGCACGGCGAAGGAAAGCTGGGGAGTGGCGCGCGGTCCGTCGAAGAGATAGGCGTCACAGCCGAGGTCGGCACAGGTCTTCGCGCAGAATTCCGCGAAATCCCGCGAGAAGTGGCGCGTGTCATGGGCGAAGACGAGCACGGGCTTCCGCTCAGGACCGGTGAATTGTTTCGCGTAGGCGATCAGGCCGCGGACGGCGCGGCTGACGTTGTAGAAATTCATGGTGGCGGTCCCCACGCAGGGATGCTCCGGACGTCCGTTCGGCCCGCCCGCTCCCTGCTCCGCCTGTGTCACCACCCGCCCGATGGTCCGTCCGCGCAGGCCGCCGGTGCCGAAGGCGAGGGTTTTGAAAAAGCGGTCGTTGAGTTCCGCCCATGCCCCGGAAGACACCAGTTCCCCGATGACCTGCGGAGCGATCTCGCTCGTGGTGCCATCCAACAAAGCCGCGATGTTGTTTTTTGCAGATTCCAGCAGGCTGCCTTCGGCAACCGCATTGATAAGGGTGTCTTGAATGGTGCTCATTTCTGGTCTCATGGTAAGGAAAATCGAGGCGGTGGCAATCCCGCGCATGGTCGTTTTTCCCAACATGCGACAATCCGCGTGATCCATTTCTCCGATTGCGGCGGATGAACCATACGGCATGCCAATTCCGGCTGCTGTCTTGACT is a window of Luteolibacter yonseiensis DNA encoding:
- a CDS encoding phospho-sugar mutase; the protein is MSTIQDTLINAVAEGSLLESAKNNIAALLDGTTSEIAPQVIGELVSSGAWAELNDRFFKTLAFGTGGLRGRTIGRVVTQAEQGAGGPNGRPEHPCVGTATMNFYNVSRAVRGLIAYAKQFTGPERKPVLVFAHDTRHFSRDFAEFCAKTCADLGCDAYLFDGPRATPQLSFAVRELRADAGVVLTASHNPAHDNGFKAYFNDGAQIVDPHATAIINEVNAITSERYEPVAESERGTVTVLGAEMDELYISRLKTLLLKPSLLDGGQTKIVFTNLHGTGGHINVPMLRGLGFEVLTVPEQDIQDGRFPTVESPNPENGPALQMGIDLAEKSGAEIVIGTDPDADRMGVAVRDTAGKMVLLTGNQIGSLMAWYRLKTSFELGVLTNANRSRAVLVKTFVTTELQHSIADGFGVGVVDTLTGFKYIAGKLRKYEEAIPADKKGDYRSLTEAQTRALRLEYSRFFVFGGEESYGYLGSDAIRDKDANGATLMFAEVAAYAKSVGKTLTELMDDVYTEYGYYLEIGKSLVMEGADGAAKIQSLANSYAENPPTEVDGSAVLRVRDFAKQDLFDQEGDLIPKEKMLFVDLEDGRSFAVRPSGTEPKIKYYLFGKHAPGGDLSEAKELVKSGLATLWSWIETDAKTR
- a CDS encoding Dps family protein, yielding MKTKPKAKSSDTTETKLAHLLADSYALLGQTQFAHWNVQGPAFFSLHTFLQTQYEELFLAVDEIAERLRALDVISPGGLKTLASLSAITELDVKAHPAKDLVAHLLAAHEILVDTAKALRDLAEKSGDAETQDLAIKRIQIHEKTIWMLRSFLKTT